From the genome of Geothrix sp. 21YS21S-4, one region includes:
- a CDS encoding type 4a pilus biogenesis protein PilO — MNPQLQKQIGVGALAGIVLAGLIYFLLGGKRTELEAVQTDVNTLQAEVDKGKLLKANYEKLREEVAKQDKRIEELIKIMPSDADYGEIPYRIKKIADDAGIDQVAFALKPERKDVYYTEKPVEFEFRVGYHSFGQFASLVSGYDKIINISNIEFTRKTDNRSVYPATLKCNISAFVYNPEPPPSEKKPAPAPAPAPAPKGGVKED, encoded by the coding sequence ATGAATCCCCAGCTTCAGAAACAGATCGGCGTGGGCGCCCTGGCCGGCATCGTCCTGGCGGGGCTGATCTACTTCCTGCTGGGCGGGAAGCGGACCGAGCTGGAGGCCGTCCAGACGGACGTGAACACCCTCCAGGCCGAAGTGGACAAGGGCAAGCTCCTGAAGGCCAACTACGAGAAGCTCCGCGAGGAAGTGGCCAAGCAGGACAAGCGGATCGAAGAGCTGATCAAGATCATGCCCTCCGATGCGGACTACGGCGAGATCCCCTACCGCATCAAGAAGATCGCCGACGACGCCGGCATCGACCAGGTGGCCTTCGCCCTCAAGCCCGAGCGCAAGGACGTCTACTACACCGAGAAGCCTGTGGAATTCGAGTTCCGCGTGGGCTACCACTCCTTCGGGCAGTTCGCGTCGCTGGTGTCGGGCTACGACAAGATCATCAACATCTCCAACATCGAGTTCACCCGCAAGACGGACAACCGCAGCGTCTATCCCGCCACCCTCAAGTGCAACATCAGCGCTTTCGTCTACAATCCCGAACCTCCCCCGTCTGAAAAGAAGCCGGCTCCCGCCCCGGCCCCGGCGCCCGCCCCCAAGGGCGGCGTGAAGGAGGATTGA
- the rdgC gene encoding recombination-associated protein RdgC, whose amino-acid sequence MSMLQGTVSLKRFLVLGPVPDPADLQAGLDQDQFRPFQDGTEEERMGWCDWRNPLIIPPDGDWVGQERFAVFALRIDTRRVPSALLKAHVDLRLQTLQKEKDLAFIGKEARISLADEVKVELLRKVLPTPKVVEVAWDLKGGILWTTASSSKAQGALTSLFIKSFGCEIHPLAPLVLAGRLCHDLSVEALMALDPLDLELEEA is encoded by the coding sequence ATGAGCATGCTCCAGGGGACCGTGTCCCTCAAACGCTTCCTGGTCCTGGGACCGGTCCCGGATCCGGCGGACCTCCAGGCGGGGCTCGATCAGGACCAGTTCCGGCCCTTCCAGGACGGCACCGAGGAAGAGCGGATGGGGTGGTGCGACTGGCGCAACCCGCTGATCATCCCGCCGGACGGCGATTGGGTCGGGCAGGAGCGGTTCGCCGTGTTCGCCCTCCGCATCGACACGCGCCGCGTCCCTTCGGCGCTGCTCAAGGCGCACGTGGACCTGCGCCTCCAGACGCTCCAGAAGGAGAAGGATCTGGCCTTCATCGGCAAGGAAGCCCGCATCTCCCTGGCGGACGAAGTGAAGGTGGAACTGCTGCGGAAGGTGCTGCCCACGCCCAAGGTGGTGGAGGTGGCCTGGGACCTGAAGGGCGGCATCCTGTGGACGACCGCTTCCTCCAGCAAGGCGCAGGGCGCGCTGACCAGCCTCTTCATCAAGTCCTTCGGCTGCGAGATCCATCCTCTGGCGCCGCTGGTTCTGGCGGGACGGCTGTGCCACGACCTGTCCGTGGAAGCATTGATGGCATTGGATCCCCTGGATCTCGAACTCGAGGAGGCCTGA
- a CDS encoding 3-hydroxyacyl-CoA dehydrogenase family protein, producing the protein MEVLAILGPGALGRSAAQWAAECGLEVRLLGRNLAHAQRAVDDLTGAWDRAVHRGSLSSDEAERAKGRIRAHAFDRAALEGVSILLEALPEDLSQKAPALAQAVQWGGKDLLLLSGTSALPISRLAAAAGISCGLLGFHLFVPVPQMGVVELAVPPGAPEAKVGQARGLGEALRKRVVIVADQPGFAAARMALAQGLEAIRLLESGTASAADLDALMTLGYGHPVGPLELSDRVGLDLRLRIAENIFEASGDPAFAPPVLLREKVAAGHTGRKAGRGFFVWDPQGRRM; encoded by the coding sequence ATGGAAGTCCTGGCCATTCTGGGGCCCGGAGCCCTGGGCCGTTCCGCTGCACAGTGGGCCGCCGAATGCGGATTGGAGGTGCGCCTCCTGGGGCGGAACCTCGCCCACGCCCAGCGCGCTGTGGATGACCTGACCGGCGCCTGGGACCGGGCGGTCCATCGGGGGAGCCTGAGCAGCGATGAAGCCGAGCGGGCCAAGGGCAGGATCCGGGCTCACGCCTTCGATCGCGCCGCTCTGGAGGGCGTGTCCATCCTTCTGGAGGCGCTGCCGGAGGATCTCAGCCAGAAGGCCCCGGCCCTCGCGCAGGCGGTCCAATGGGGAGGAAAGGACCTTCTTCTGCTGTCCGGAACCTCCGCCCTGCCCATCTCCCGTCTCGCCGCCGCGGCGGGAATTTCCTGTGGGCTGCTGGGGTTCCACCTGTTCGTCCCCGTTCCCCAGATGGGCGTGGTGGAACTCGCCGTTCCGCCAGGCGCACCGGAAGCGAAGGTGGGCCAGGCGCGGGGGTTGGGCGAGGCGTTGCGCAAGCGGGTCGTCATCGTCGCCGATCAACCGGGCTTCGCCGCGGCCCGCATGGCGCTGGCCCAGGGACTGGAGGCCATCCGGCTCCTGGAATCCGGCACGGCCTCCGCCGCGGACCTGGATGCCCTGATGACCCTCGGCTACGGCCATCCCGTGGGTCCGTTGGAACTGTCCGACCGCGTGGGATTGGACCTGCGGTTGCGGATCGCCGAGAACATCTTCGAGGCGTCGGGCGATCCCGCCTTCGCGCCTCCCGTCCTGCTCCGCGAAAAGGTCGCCGCCGGGCACACGGGCCGCAAGGCCGGGCGAGGCTTCTTCGTATGGGATCCCCAGGGGAGACGGATGTGA
- a CDS encoding PP2C family serine/threonine-protein phosphatase encodes MLIDYAAITHPGKVRKNNEDAYLLSALDGEEPIINGPSQSLNAKDAGLLVAVADGMGGAAAGEVASREGLAAMALHLFGHWGLAPGGESDLLRALEAAVKEASDAVLRYSDDDRTARGMGSTLTAAVLWGGRVYVAQIGDSRAYLLRQGHLHQITVDQTLVNDLISQGSLTAEEARTHPQRNMITQALGSPRPLQVALSRISLRRGDRLLCCSDGLHGEVEDGRIREVLGDAPTPRQGLERLLEDALARGARDNVTGVVVALDDPSLPLPVHGEALDLQHPRPRLASAGCWDRLRGFFGGGAS; translated from the coding sequence ATGCTCATCGACTACGCCGCCATCACCCATCCGGGCAAAGTCCGGAAGAACAACGAGGACGCCTACCTTCTGAGCGCGCTGGACGGCGAGGAGCCCATCATCAACGGGCCGTCGCAATCCCTCAACGCCAAGGACGCGGGCCTCCTGGTGGCCGTGGCGGACGGAATGGGCGGCGCCGCCGCGGGGGAAGTGGCCAGCCGGGAAGGGCTGGCGGCCATGGCCCTGCACCTGTTCGGCCACTGGGGTCTGGCTCCCGGCGGCGAGTCGGACCTGCTGCGGGCCCTGGAAGCCGCGGTGAAGGAGGCCAGCGACGCCGTCCTGCGGTATTCGGACGACGACCGCACGGCCCGGGGTATGGGCTCCACTCTTACGGCGGCGGTGCTGTGGGGCGGGCGGGTCTACGTGGCGCAGATCGGCGATTCCCGGGCCTACCTCCTCCGCCAGGGGCACCTCCACCAGATCACCGTGGACCAGACCCTGGTGAACGACCTGATCAGCCAGGGCTCCCTCACCGCCGAGGAGGCCCGCACCCATCCCCAGCGGAACATGATCACCCAGGCCCTGGGCTCCCCGCGTCCCCTGCAGGTGGCCCTGTCCCGGATCTCCCTCCGACGGGGCGACCGCCTGCTGTGCTGCTCCGACGGGCTCCACGGCGAGGTGGAGGACGGGCGGATCCGCGAGGTGCTGGGCGATGCGCCCACGCCCCGCCAGGGGCTGGAGCGCCTCCTGGAGGATGCCCTCGCCCGGGGCGCCCGGGACAACGTCACCGGCGTCGTGGTGGCCCTCGATGACCCCAGCCTTCCCCTTCCCGTGCATGGGGAAGCGCTCGACCTCCAGCATCCCCGGCCGCGCCTCGCGTCCGCCGGATGCTGGGATCGCCTGCGCGGATTTTTCGGAGGGGGCGCCTCATGA
- the hisG gene encoding ATP phosphoribosyltransferase: MSSAPCLLLALPKGRLGDDIVPRLAGTPLALDPAALRSRALQIPTATPGVEALLLKGADLLRYVAAGVASLGIVGSDTLDEADVDLLELADLGLGACRLSLCAPAGVGLAQLRARPHLRLATKFLRVTEAWLAREGLTAELVPLSSSIELAPLLGLADAIVDLVQTGGTLKAHGLVETAVLGRSSARLVAARGAYLSEPARIRPLADILTAALAG; the protein is encoded by the coding sequence ATGAGTTCCGCGCCCTGCCTGCTCCTTGCCCTTCCGAAGGGCCGTCTCGGCGACGACATCGTGCCCCGGCTGGCGGGGACGCCCCTCGCCCTCGATCCCGCCGCCCTGCGTTCCCGCGCCCTCCAAATCCCCACCGCGACGCCCGGCGTGGAGGCGCTCCTGCTCAAGGGCGCGGATCTCCTGCGCTACGTGGCGGCGGGCGTCGCGTCCCTGGGCATCGTGGGCTCGGACACCCTGGATGAAGCGGATGTGGATCTGCTGGAGCTGGCGGATCTGGGCCTGGGCGCCTGCCGCCTGTCCCTCTGCGCGCCCGCCGGCGTCGGCCTCGCGCAGCTCCGCGCCCGGCCCCACCTCCGCCTGGCCACCAAATTTCTCCGCGTGACCGAAGCGTGGCTGGCGCGGGAGGGGCTCACCGCCGAGCTGGTGCCCCTCAGCAGCAGCATCGAGCTGGCGCCGCTCCTGGGCCTGGCCGACGCCATCGTGGACTTGGTACAGACCGGCGGCACGCTGAAGGCCCATGGTCTGGTGGAGACCGCGGTGCTGGGCCGCTCCTCCGCCCGCCTGGTGGCGGCCCGCGGCGCCTACCTCAGCGAGCCGGCCCGGATCCGCCCGCTGGCGGACATCCTCACCGCCGCCCTGGCGGGTTAG
- a CDS encoding DnaJ domain-containing protein translates to MNPFEVLDISPEASPDDIKAAYHRLAKQWHPDRYQGAEKAEAEAKFRELAEAFSLLKDPAKRASFQQKAAVPPVGTVAAPFESPMERTPEDWAAMARSAFQEGQLDQARALIHYAIRMDGTKAPYHALLATVLEREGEDLRAVVKALEAAVRLDPRDVDSHLRLATHFQSLGMQARAQGHLQTAREIAPDHPKFRAAVPKGERGRGPKGKGAVPAQPSLKEQWNDLWSRLTGRGR, encoded by the coding sequence ATGAATCCTTTCGAAGTCCTCGACATCTCCCCGGAGGCCTCCCCTGACGACATCAAGGCGGCCTACCACCGGCTTGCCAAGCAGTGGCATCCGGACCGGTACCAGGGCGCCGAGAAGGCGGAGGCGGAAGCGAAGTTCCGGGAACTGGCCGAGGCGTTCAGTCTTCTGAAGGATCCGGCGAAGCGGGCGAGTTTCCAGCAGAAGGCCGCCGTGCCTCCGGTGGGGACCGTGGCGGCGCCCTTCGAATCGCCCATGGAACGGACGCCCGAGGACTGGGCCGCCATGGCCCGGAGCGCTTTTCAGGAAGGGCAGCTGGATCAGGCCCGGGCGCTCATCCACTACGCCATCCGCATGGACGGCACGAAGGCCCCCTACCACGCCCTTCTGGCCACCGTGCTGGAGCGGGAAGGCGAGGACCTCCGGGCGGTGGTGAAGGCCCTGGAGGCCGCGGTCCGGCTGGATCCTCGGGATGTCGACAGCCACCTCCGCCTGGCCACGCACTTCCAGTCGCTGGGAATGCAGGCCCGGGCCCAGGGTCACCTCCAGACCGCCCGCGAGATCGCCCCGGACCACCCCAAGTTCCGCGCCGCCGTTCCTAAAGGGGAGCGGGGACGCGGCCCGAAGGGCAAGGGGGCGGTTCCGGCTCAGCCGAGCCTCAAGGAGCAGTGGAACGATCTCTGGAGCCGATTGACGGGAAGGGGCCGATGA
- a CDS encoding ATP phosphoribosyltransferase regulatory subunit: protein MPVRTPHFPDLLFGAAARLRRWEAALMGLLEAHGYRELHPSLVLREPVSATALRFFDGDELVALRWDFTVALAGLLARSFAEPPARVSYAGAVFRRPVQPWEAAERFEVGCERIQPEGEATAEGDVELARLLMAVPAALGLKGAILQVGNAALVRRPLEAEGLAGEAAESVVAALSRRAPHRVREALEGHPAAGRLAAHAEALLSGPDGPDTLGALGASPYAGLLEEERERMAQALDALLPFVPPTLELRVDLADVAGLGFYTGPTLRLWAPGAQQELAAGGRYDRLFPDLGRPWRAAGFCVRLSRLLDLAETRPDLFEAP, encoded by the coding sequence ATGCCCGTCCGCACGCCCCACTTCCCCGACCTCCTCTTCGGGGCCGCCGCCCGCCTCCGCCGCTGGGAGGCCGCCCTGATGGGCCTTCTTGAAGCCCACGGCTACCGGGAACTGCACCCTTCCCTCGTCCTGCGCGAGCCGGTTTCCGCGACCGCCCTGCGCTTCTTCGACGGCGACGAACTGGTGGCCCTCCGCTGGGATTTCACGGTGGCCCTGGCGGGCCTCCTCGCCCGGAGCTTCGCGGAGCCGCCCGCGCGGGTGTCCTATGCGGGCGCCGTCTTCCGCCGCCCCGTGCAGCCCTGGGAAGCGGCGGAGCGCTTCGAGGTGGGTTGCGAGCGCATCCAGCCCGAGGGCGAGGCGACCGCCGAAGGGGACGTGGAACTGGCGCGCCTGCTGATGGCCGTCCCGGCCGCCCTGGGCCTCAAAGGCGCGATTCTGCAGGTGGGCAACGCGGCCCTCGTTCGCCGCCCGCTCGAAGCGGAAGGCCTCGCAGGAGAAGCCGCGGAATCCGTGGTGGCGGCCCTCTCCCGCCGGGCTCCGCACCGCGTGCGCGAGGCCTTGGAAGGCCATCCTGCGGCTGGACGGCTCGCCGCCCACGCCGAAGCCCTCCTTTCTGGACCAGATGGACCGGACACGCTCGGGGCCCTGGGTGCCAGCCCCTATGCGGGCCTGCTCGAAGAGGAGCGCGAGCGCATGGCCCAGGCCCTCGACGCGCTCCTGCCCTTCGTTCCCCCGACCCTGGAGCTGCGGGTGGACCTCGCGGACGTGGCGGGCCTCGGGTTCTACACGGGCCCGACCCTTCGCCTGTGGGCTCCCGGCGCCCAACAGGAACTGGCCGCCGGCGGGCGCTACGACCGGCTCTTCCCAGATCTGGGCCGCCCCTGGCGGGCCGCGGGCTTCTGCGTGCGCCTGTCCCGCCTCCTCGACCTGGCCGAGACCCGGCCCGACCTCTTCGAGGCCCCATGA
- a CDS encoding NAD(P)-binding domain-containing protein translates to MSERPVDKDLLDLLIVGAGPAGIATAVEAREAGIERILLLEKGPGHSFSIEKLYTPGKRVDKVYLGQEVECEGAVCIVDGTRETVLATLDDFVRQYGLEIRNNTEVTRITPLEEGGFEVQEGRGTSLWTRTVVIAIGVYGRPNRPDYPIPSTLKAFVRFDLTEDIPAGEGVLVVGGGNTALEYVAFLYADHPVTLAYRGAEFAKANEVNRRILQNLEEGGQATVWRNADIASLRDAGEAPRIEATFKDGRVARFHHAVLALGGATPEGFLREAGVELDGKKPRVDHRFQSGVPGLYLAGDLVAGGKGSIVKAFNTGRTVVWEGLCQDHLECRIPGAGEAH, encoded by the coding sequence ATGAGCGAAAGACCTGTCGACAAGGATCTCCTGGACTTGCTGATCGTGGGCGCCGGGCCCGCCGGAATCGCCACCGCCGTCGAAGCGCGGGAGGCGGGCATCGAGCGGATCCTGCTGCTCGAGAAAGGCCCCGGCCACAGCTTCTCCATCGAAAAGCTGTACACGCCGGGCAAGCGGGTGGACAAGGTCTACCTGGGCCAAGAGGTGGAATGCGAAGGGGCCGTGTGCATCGTGGACGGCACCCGGGAAACCGTGCTGGCGACCCTGGACGACTTCGTGCGGCAGTACGGCCTGGAGATCCGCAACAACACGGAAGTCACCCGAATCACGCCGCTGGAAGAAGGCGGATTCGAGGTGCAGGAAGGCCGGGGCACCTCGCTCTGGACGCGGACGGTGGTCATAGCCATCGGCGTCTACGGCCGCCCCAACCGACCCGACTACCCCATTCCCTCCACCCTGAAAGCCTTCGTCCGCTTCGATCTGACGGAGGACATTCCCGCCGGCGAAGGGGTGCTGGTGGTGGGCGGCGGGAACACCGCGCTGGAGTACGTGGCGTTCCTGTACGCGGACCATCCCGTCACCCTGGCCTACCGCGGCGCCGAGTTCGCCAAGGCCAATGAGGTGAACCGCCGCATTCTCCAGAACCTGGAAGAGGGCGGCCAGGCCACGGTCTGGCGCAATGCCGACATCGCCTCCCTGCGCGACGCGGGCGAGGCCCCGCGGATCGAAGCCACCTTCAAGGACGGCCGCGTGGCGCGATTCCACCACGCCGTCCTGGCCCTGGGCGGCGCCACGCCCGAGGGCTTCCTCCGCGAGGCGGGCGTGGAACTGGACGGCAAGAAGCCGCGCGTCGACCACCGCTTCCAGAGCGGCGTGCCCGGCTTGTACCTCGCCGGGGATCTGGTGGCCGGCGGGAAGGGCTCCATCGTGAAGGCCTTCAACACCGGCCGGACCGTGGTGTGGGAAGGGCTCTGCCAGGACCACCTGGAGTGCCGCATTCCCGGCGCCGGAGAAGCCCATTGA
- a CDS encoding PilN domain-containing protein: MIKINLLGDALAQSGAKKGSDKGTAEPVQIYTGEGGSRSSLPIAGVVVGLLFAAVGGVYYIWLNSEYTRAEKRKADLERDKKQYEPYIALEKSFREKKEALQKKEEVMLALKRQQSLPVHFLEELANSLPDDVWFRKISQKGATITIEGEGRNFEAINAFYGNLQSRTRWFKKINYPGAKRGTSGSFDFTISFELQNAV, from the coding sequence ATGATCAAGATCAACCTCCTGGGTGACGCGCTGGCCCAAAGCGGGGCCAAGAAGGGCTCGGACAAGGGGACCGCGGAGCCCGTCCAGATCTATACGGGCGAGGGCGGCAGCCGCTCCAGCCTGCCCATCGCCGGCGTGGTGGTGGGACTCCTGTTCGCCGCCGTGGGGGGCGTCTACTACATCTGGCTGAACAGCGAGTACACGCGGGCGGAGAAGCGCAAGGCCGACCTGGAGCGGGACAAGAAGCAGTACGAGCCCTACATCGCGCTGGAGAAGAGCTTCCGTGAGAAGAAGGAGGCCCTCCAGAAGAAGGAAGAGGTGATGCTCGCCCTGAAGCGCCAGCAGTCGCTGCCGGTGCACTTCCTGGAGGAACTGGCCAACAGCCTGCCGGACGACGTGTGGTTCCGGAAGATCTCCCAGAAGGGCGCCACCATCACCATCGAAGGCGAAGGCCGGAACTTCGAGGCCATCAACGCCTTCTACGGGAATCTCCAGTCCCGGACCCGCTGGTTCAAGAAGATCAACTACCCAGGGGCGAAGCGAGGGACCTCCGGTTCCTTCGACTTCACGATCTCCTTCGAACTCCAGAACGCCGTCTGA
- a CDS encoding N-acetylmuramoyl-L-alanine amidase, which produces MGGLKASLLLLPAALAAPAAQEPAPILAHAVTPEGRPILLRFQFKKGLSAEGKALPRAFLAKGTDPSGWVPFDGLSPDGKRWALAALFPADQWRGEEVRHVVRHPDVESVWTLAALFTGHGQNYDRLMAENPDLPEKLREGDVWRIPRTLLSASLGGTGRTPGRSHPEDDLDDEARVATYRGLLSFGDDAQGRYAAYRLRKGEALYSSVVIRYTDRVDPKGVNELAERIAQRSGIGDVRVIQPGQLIKIPIAFLADPFQPEGSSELAEEREVRAEVRRTARVEAGPRLKGVRIVLDAGHGGVDPGARANGLWESDFVYDIAMRVQRLLELETEAQVSSTIRYPGLGFKARDEIRVPSRAAEILTTPPFAVDGESPSAVSVHLRWVLANDLFVAFRRAKGDAQKTLFVSFHADSLHPSARGSMVYVPGAALVPASFSLGTPAARRVVEAKRSAQVAFTGREKLQGEARSRQFSETLLKVLQAERIPVHANRPIRNVVYRGRGKWVPAVIRYSAGATKVLVEVANLTNEDDAANLRDPEFRERYAAAVVKAIRAYYRT; this is translated from the coding sequence GTGGGAGGCCTGAAGGCGAGCCTCCTGCTCCTGCCGGCGGCCCTGGCCGCTCCGGCGGCGCAGGAGCCCGCGCCCATTCTGGCGCACGCCGTCACGCCCGAGGGTCGGCCCATCCTGCTGCGGTTCCAGTTCAAGAAGGGGCTCAGCGCGGAGGGGAAGGCCCTCCCGCGCGCGTTCCTGGCGAAGGGAACGGATCCCAGCGGATGGGTTCCCTTCGACGGCCTCAGTCCCGACGGCAAGCGATGGGCCCTGGCTGCGCTCTTTCCCGCGGACCAGTGGCGCGGGGAGGAGGTGCGCCACGTGGTCCGCCATCCCGACGTGGAATCGGTGTGGACCCTGGCCGCGCTCTTCACGGGGCACGGGCAGAACTACGATCGGCTGATGGCCGAGAACCCGGACCTGCCGGAGAAGCTGCGGGAAGGCGACGTGTGGCGCATCCCCCGGACGCTCCTGTCGGCCAGTCTGGGCGGGACGGGGCGGACCCCGGGGCGCTCCCATCCCGAGGACGACCTGGACGACGAGGCCCGGGTGGCGACCTACCGCGGGTTGCTGTCCTTCGGCGACGACGCCCAGGGGCGCTACGCCGCCTACCGCCTGCGCAAGGGCGAGGCGCTCTATTCCAGTGTCGTCATCCGCTACACGGATCGGGTGGATCCCAAGGGCGTGAACGAGCTGGCCGAGCGCATCGCCCAGCGGAGCGGGATCGGGGATGTCCGGGTGATCCAGCCGGGCCAGCTCATCAAGATCCCCATCGCCTTCCTGGCGGATCCCTTCCAGCCCGAGGGCAGCTCGGAGTTGGCCGAGGAGCGCGAAGTACGGGCGGAGGTGCGGCGGACCGCGCGGGTAGAGGCGGGGCCGCGGCTGAAGGGCGTCCGCATTGTCCTGGACGCGGGCCACGGGGGCGTGGATCCCGGCGCCCGGGCCAACGGCCTGTGGGAATCCGACTTCGTGTACGACATCGCCATGCGGGTCCAGCGGCTCCTCGAACTGGAGACCGAGGCCCAGGTGAGCAGCACCATCCGCTACCCGGGCTTGGGCTTCAAGGCGCGGGACGAGATCCGCGTCCCCAGCCGCGCCGCGGAGATCCTCACCACGCCGCCCTTCGCGGTGGATGGCGAGAGCCCCTCGGCCGTCAGCGTCCACCTCCGCTGGGTGCTCGCCAACGACCTGTTCGTGGCGTTCCGCCGGGCGAAGGGCGACGCCCAGAAGACCCTGTTCGTCAGCTTCCACGCCGACAGCCTGCATCCCTCCGCCCGGGGCTCGATGGTCTACGTGCCGGGCGCAGCGCTGGTGCCAGCCTCGTTCTCCCTGGGAACGCCCGCGGCCCGACGCGTGGTGGAAGCCAAGCGCTCCGCGCAGGTGGCCTTCACCGGCCGCGAGAAGCTGCAGGGGGAGGCCCGCAGCCGCCAGTTCTCCGAGACCCTGCTGAAGGTGCTGCAGGCGGAGCGCATCCCGGTCCACGCCAACCGGCCCATCCGCAACGTCGTCTACCGGGGCCGGGGAAAGTGGGTCCCCGCCGTCATCCGGTACAGCGCGGGGGCGACCAAGGTCCTGGTGGAAGTGGCCAACCTCACTAATGAGGACGACGCCGCGAACCTGCGGGATCCCGAATTCCGCGAGCGCTACGCCGCCGCCGTGGTGAAGGCCATCCGAGCCTACTACCGGACCTAG
- the pilM gene encoding type IV pilus assembly protein PilM translates to MGLFGSKTKSLVGLDIGSSSVKVCELQQLGKGSNIRYRLQKLGQVLLPSDAIVDGDIMDSNAVSSAIRQALAEQKIKAKDVAISVSGQQVMVKKVTFPLMSQAELAESVRWEAESFFPAGQGLDSYALDYYLIEERASDGNMDVVLVACRKDKLEAYVSCVAQAGCTPKVVDVDVFAVQNAYEINTSGAGREEVVALVNMGATFTNLTMMVGGKSVFWRDMAWGSGRYTEKLMEDWGVSREAADHLKRNRGAEGREPEEVQPSINAASDAFADELSRTLDFFKSSFKVDRLDRVLVSGGGSMIHGLIDVLGDRLRVPVDRFNPFQLIEIDGRTEDPATVREIGGGAAVVVGLALRQVGDR, encoded by the coding sequence GTGGGTCTTTTCGGAAGCAAAACCAAAAGTCTTGTCGGTTTGGATATCGGGTCCAGCTCGGTGAAAGTCTGCGAACTGCAGCAGTTGGGGAAGGGGAGCAACATCCGCTACCGCCTCCAGAAGCTGGGGCAGGTGCTCCTTCCCTCCGACGCCATCGTGGACGGCGACATCATGGACAGCAACGCCGTGTCCTCGGCCATCCGCCAGGCGCTGGCGGAACAGAAGATCAAGGCCAAGGACGTGGCCATTTCCGTGTCCGGGCAGCAGGTGATGGTCAAGAAAGTGACTTTCCCCCTGATGAGCCAGGCGGAATTGGCGGAATCGGTCCGGTGGGAGGCGGAGAGCTTCTTCCCGGCTGGCCAGGGCCTGGATTCCTACGCCCTGGATTACTACCTCATTGAGGAGCGGGCCTCGGACGGGAACATGGACGTGGTCCTGGTGGCCTGCCGGAAGGACAAGCTGGAGGCCTACGTCAGCTGCGTGGCCCAGGCGGGCTGCACTCCCAAAGTGGTGGACGTCGACGTGTTCGCGGTCCAGAACGCCTACGAGATCAATACCTCCGGCGCGGGTCGGGAAGAGGTGGTGGCCCTGGTGAACATGGGCGCCACCTTCACCAACCTCACCATGATGGTGGGCGGGAAATCGGTCTTCTGGCGCGACATGGCCTGGGGCAGCGGGCGGTACACCGAGAAGCTGATGGAGGACTGGGGCGTCAGCCGCGAGGCCGCCGACCACCTGAAGCGCAATCGGGGCGCCGAGGGCCGCGAGCCCGAGGAAGTCCAGCCTTCCATCAACGCGGCTTCGGACGCCTTTGCCGACGAACTCAGCCGAACCCTCGACTTCTTCAAGAGCAGCTTCAAGGTGGACCGCCTGGATCGCGTCCTGGTCAGCGGCGGCGGCTCCATGATCCACGGACTGATCGACGTCCTGGGCGACCGCTTGCGGGTGCCCGTGGACCGATTCAATCCCTTCCAGCTCATCGAGATCGACGGCCGGACCGAAGATCCCGCCACCGTCCGGGAAATCGGCGGCGGCGCGGCCGTCGTCGTGGGGCTCGCCTTGCGCCAAGTGGGGGACCGATGA
- a CDS encoding Stp1/IreP family PP2C-type Ser/Thr phosphatase: MMGIRAAGKTDVGCVRKHNEDSFLVDEALGLFVVADGLGGHAAGEVASRIVVETVARFVGETLEKDRTWPLEYDPSLSYDGNRLKAALLLSDQAIGEDIRRHPERETMGSTVVAGLVHGTTVTLAHVGDSRAYVLGPGGIRQITRDHSWVAEQVANGILTPSEARVHPFRNVITQALGNGGELDIEIQNLDLGKTDRLLLCSDGLSGMVSDPQILDIVEGTQDVQSAVDSLISMAREQGGEDNITAVLVARSEDEK; this comes from the coding sequence ATGATGGGAATCCGCGCCGCAGGCAAGACCGACGTCGGGTGCGTGCGGAAGCACAACGAGGACAGCTTCCTGGTGGACGAGGCCCTGGGCCTGTTCGTGGTGGCGGACGGGCTGGGCGGTCACGCGGCGGGTGAAGTGGCCAGCCGGATCGTGGTGGAGACCGTAGCCCGGTTCGTGGGCGAGACCCTGGAGAAGGACCGTACCTGGCCTCTGGAGTACGATCCCTCCCTCTCCTACGACGGGAACCGCCTCAAGGCGGCGCTCCTCCTGTCGGATCAGGCCATCGGAGAGGACATCCGCCGGCACCCGGAGCGCGAGACCATGGGCTCGACGGTGGTCGCCGGCCTGGTCCACGGCACCACCGTGACCTTGGCCCACGTGGGAGACAGCCGGGCCTACGTCCTCGGCCCGGGGGGAATCCGCCAGATCACCCGCGACCACAGCTGGGTGGCGGAGCAGGTGGCGAACGGGATCCTGACGCCCTCCGAAGCGCGGGTCCATCCGTTCCGCAACGTGATCACCCAGGCCTTGGGCAACGGCGGCGAGCTGGACATTGAAATCCAGAACCTCGACCTGGGAAAAACGGATCGACTCTTGCTTTGTTCCGATGGTCTGTCGGGGATGGTCAGCGATCCCCAGATCCTGGACATCGTGGAAGGGACGCAGGATGTCCAATCCGCGGTGGATTCGTTGATTTCCATGGCGCGCGAACAGGGGGGGGAAGACAACATCACCGCTGTCCTGGTCGCCCGGAGCGAGGACGAAAAATGA